Proteins found in one Sulfolobales archaeon genomic segment:
- the endA gene encoding tRNA-intron lyase, with amino-acid sequence MGYKVELQGRAFLRGFERSYEAIVVGARSLVFDPEGVEKIYSAGFYGKPFGVKKPKPGVRYKGPLELSMLETLYLCEKGVLRLIMNGSEIGCEDFRRYASKIMDGFEPQYLVYRDLRDRGYVVRSGMKYGVAFAVYEKGPGYEHAPYLVDVMEIEESIDPIMIVRTGRLSHSVRKTLIYAIVGKSGDIRYIGFKWIKF; translated from the coding sequence ATGGGCTATAAAGTGGAGCTGCAGGGTAGAGCATTTCTCAGGGGGTTTGAGAGGAGCTATGAGGCTATCGTGGTTGGTGCAAGATCCCTGGTTTTTGATCCAGAGGGTGTTGAGAAGATCTACTCAGCTGGCTTCTATGGAAAACCCTTTGGTGTGAAAAAGCCGAAGCCCGGGGTTAGATATAAGGGGCCTCTCGAACTCTCTATGCTAGAAACGCTATATCTATGTGAGAAGGGTGTTCTAAGGCTTATCATGAATGGCTCTGAAATAGGTTGTGAGGATTTCAGGAGATATGCATCTAAGATTATGGATGGCTTCGAGCCTCAATATCTAGTCTACAGAGATCTCAGGGATAGGGGGTATGTTGTGAGATCTGGGATGAAATATGGAGTAGCCTTCGCTGTATATGAGAAGGGGCCTGGATATGAGCATGCACCTTATCTAGTAGATGTTATGGAGATAGAGGAGAGCATAGATCCTATAATGATTGTGAGGACAGGCAGGCTTAGCCATAGCGTTAGAAAGACCCTGATATATGCTATCGTGGGTAAATCAGGTGATATAAGATATATAGGCTTTAAGTGGATAAAGTTTTGA
- a CDS encoding valine--tRNA ligase, with translation YAQIDMVARYLRMKGYRVIAPWYADRNGLPVEILVERQTGINPHEMAKTPEGRERFLALCKERLDAVEAEIVRIWKRLGCSFEYWVNGTDSPEYRRITQATFIEMWRRGLIYEAERPVYWCPRCMTTLAEAELEYVEKSSDLYYIRIELTNGSSVTIATTRPELLGAMVALAYNPEDPRYRGLEGARGKVPIYGYEVPVIAHKEVDPSFGTGIEMVCSYGDSRDMRIIRELGLTDRVRIIIDRDGRLNELAGDLKGLTIQEARQRIVEKLRSMGILERVERIEGRRIPTCWRCGTPVEIIHSRELFLKQLDYRDELIEISKKIEFKPEFHRQKLIDWIKSIRIDWPISKTRYYATEVPLWRCRSCGAYLVPEPGRYYRPWKDPPPFDRCPECGAGREYLEGDKRVFDTWFDSSISPLYASGYMRDEKLFSQAYGNILRPQGYEIIRTWLYYTILRIYLLLGIPAFRWVRISGMGLDEKGEAMHKSKGNVIDPEPYIEKYGADAFRFWAAGSARLGYDYRFSENMIKTGALFITKVWNIARFITRFPEPSDDYSLRPIDRALLARLASVIRQADKAYSEFDVYEPIHLIYDFTWNILADHYIEAVKARAYNDGKRYSVEEQRGAWYTLHRSLDMVLRALAPIMPFFTDYLWRSIRGRSIHLERYPEPPKEWEGWSDEPLEMLIKIDSAIWKYKKERGMRLSERLEAVVYVDNPIAKSIEQEILDLHRVRAIEVGKPGDGAEEIAPGIWVKMI, from the coding sequence TATGCCCAGATCGATATGGTGGCTAGGTATCTAAGGATGAAGGGGTATAGGGTTATAGCACCATGGTATGCTGATCGGAATGGGCTTCCAGTAGAGATCCTTGTTGAGAGGCAGACAGGGATCAATCCCCATGAGATGGCGAAAACGCCTGAGGGTAGGGAGAGGTTTCTAGCCCTCTGTAAGGAGAGGTTAGACGCGGTTGAGGCAGAGATCGTTAGGATTTGGAAGAGGCTTGGATGCTCCTTCGAATACTGGGTTAATGGAACTGATAGCCCGGAGTATAGGAGGATCACACAGGCTACATTTATAGAGATGTGGAGGAGAGGCCTTATATACGAGGCTGAGAGGCCTGTCTATTGGTGCCCTAGATGCATGACCACTCTTGCTGAGGCTGAGCTTGAGTATGTTGAGAAATCATCAGATCTATATTATATAAGGATAGAGCTGACAAACGGATCCAGCGTTACTATTGCAACAACAAGACCAGAGCTCCTGGGCGCAATGGTTGCTCTAGCCTATAACCCAGAGGATCCTAGGTATAGGGGGTTGGAGGGGGCTAGGGGAAAGGTTCCTATATATGGGTATGAGGTGCCTGTGATCGCTCATAAAGAGGTAGATCCCTCCTTCGGAACTGGGATAGAGATGGTATGTAGCTATGGAGACTCGAGGGATATGAGGATTATAAGGGAGCTAGGCCTAACCGATAGGGTCAGGATTATCATTGATAGAGATGGAAGGCTTAACGAGCTTGCAGGGGATCTGAAGGGGCTAACAATACAGGAAGCTAGGCAGAGGATTGTTGAGAAGCTGAGGAGCATGGGTATCCTAGAAAGGGTTGAGAGGATCGAGGGTAGGAGGATACCAACATGCTGGAGATGTGGAACCCCGGTTGAGATAATACATTCTAGAGAGCTCTTTCTAAAACAGCTAGACTATAGAGATGAGCTGATAGAGATCTCTAAGAAGATAGAGTTCAAACCTGAGTTCCACAGGCAGAAGCTAATAGACTGGATCAAGAGTATCAGGATAGACTGGCCCATATCGAAGACGAGGTACTATGCAACAGAGGTACCACTATGGAGATGCAGATCTTGCGGAGCATATCTAGTCCCAGAGCCGGGGAGATACTATAGGCCGTGGAAGGATCCCCCGCCATTCGATAGATGCCCAGAATGCGGGGCTGGGAGGGAATATCTCGAGGGTGATAAAAGGGTTTTCGACACATGGTTTGATTCAAGCATATCGCCCCTATACGCCTCAGGCTATATGAGGGATGAGAAACTATTCTCCCAAGCATATGGCAATATATTAAGGCCCCAGGGCTACGAGATTATAAGGACATGGCTCTACTATACAATCCTAAGGATCTACCTATTGCTCGGGATACCCGCATTCAGATGGGTTAGAATCAGCGGGATGGGCTTGGATGAGAAGGGCGAGGCTATGCATAAGAGTAAGGGAAATGTAATAGATCCAGAGCCATATATAGAGAAATATGGTGCAGATGCATTTAGATTCTGGGCAGCAGGATCTGCAAGGCTCGGCTATGACTATAGATTTAGCGAGAACATGATAAAAACAGGTGCTCTCTTCATAACGAAGGTATGGAATATAGCTAGATTCATAACCAGATTCCCAGAGCCGAGCGATGACTATTCATTAAGACCAATTGACAGGGCTCTCCTAGCTAGGCTTGCATCCGTTATTAGACAGGCTGATAAGGCATACTCAGAGTTCGATGTTTATGAGCCTATACACCTCATATACGACTTTACATGGAATATCCTCGCAGATCACTATATAGAGGCTGTCAAAGCTAGAGCATATAATGATGGGAAGAGATATAGCGTTGAGGAGCAGAGGGGTGCATGGTATACCCTCCACAGATCGCTGGATATGGTTCTAAGAGCACTAGCACCAATCATGCCGTTCTTCACAGACTATCTATGGAGAAGCATTAGAGGGAGATCTATACATCTCGAGAGATACCCAGAGCCTCCAAAGGAGTGGGAGGGCTGGAGCGATGAGCCCCTAGAGATGCTCATAAAGATAGACTCAGCTATATGGAAGTATAAGAAGGAGAGGGGTATGAGGCTCTCGGAGAGGCTCGAGGCAGTAGTATATGTTGATAACCCTATAGCAAAATCTATTGAACAGGAGATATTAGATCTCCACAGAGTAAGAGCTATTGAGGTCGGGAAGCCAGGGGATGGGGCGGAGGAGATAGCCCCAGGGATATGGGTTAAAATGATATAG
- a CDS encoding UbiX family flavin prenyltransferase, which produces MIAITGASGVIYGLRVVEELSKRSRVDVIITKEAIKVSEYECLAGEELMDRLRSMGSNIYLEDEIDAPPSSTSYLVKAKGVAITPCSLTTLAKIASGIADNLVTRTAINALRIRKPLVLLIRETPLGVTELRNMLAVAEAGAIVLPASPGFYTNPSRIEDMVDFIVGKVLDMLGVEHEIYRRWSRDQSLIRAQNLCRQAFGSKAL; this is translated from the coding sequence GTGATTGCGATAACAGGTGCTAGTGGTGTGATCTACGGGTTAAGGGTTGTTGAAGAGCTCTCAAAGAGATCTAGGGTTGATGTGATAATCACGAAGGAGGCTATAAAGGTTTCTGAATATGAGTGCCTCGCGGGTGAGGAGCTCATGGATAGGCTAAGATCTATGGGGTCAAACATATATCTAGAGGACGAGATAGACGCTCCACCCAGCTCTACAAGCTATCTAGTCAAGGCGAAGGGGGTTGCGATAACCCCATGCTCCCTCACAACACTGGCTAAGATAGCATCTGGGATAGCGGATAACCTTGTAACCAGGACAGCTATTAACGCCCTTAGAATTAGAAAACCCCTGGTACTTCTGATCAGAGAGACCCCTCTAGGTGTGACAGAGCTTAGGAACATGCTAGCCGTGGCCGAGGCAGGGGCTATAGTGCTCCCAGCATCTCCTGGCTTCTATACAAACCCATCTAGGATCGAGGATATGGTTGACTTTATAGTTGGTAAGGTTCTAGATATGCTTGGTGTTGAGCACGAGATCTATAGGAGATGGTCTAGGGATCAAAGCCTTATTCGAGCTCAAAACCTCTGCCGCCAAGCTTTCGGCTCAAAAGCCCTCTGA